In Enterobacter sp. 638, a single window of DNA contains:
- the mscK gene encoding mechanosensitive channel MscK: protein MLHYSRLQNPVFALIFSVLVFLMTAPASWARAENSSELPARADVQSQVDTLNKQKDLTPQDKLVLADLTETLETLDKLERVKTETTQLRQKVAEAPAKMRQATASLSALSDVDNDDETRKTLTTLSLRQLESRMTQLLDDLQTGQSDLATYNSQLVSLQTQPERVQNAMYTASQQLQQIRNRLNGTTMGEGALRPTQQTLLLGQQALLNAQIDQQRKSLEGNTVLQDTLQKQRDYVTANINRLEHQLQLLQEAVNSKRLTLTEKTAQEAVSPDETTRIQTNPLVKQELDVNHQLSQRLIQATESGNSLVQQNIKVKNWLDRALQAERNIKEQIAVLKGSLLLSRILYQQQQTLPSADELEDMTNRIADLRLEQFEVNQQRDALFQSDAFVAKVEDGHSSEVNDEVHDALLQVVDMRRELLDQLNKQLGNQLMMAINLQINQQQLVSVSKSLQEILTQQIFWVNSNKPMDWDWVKSFPETLKSQIKSMKITVNWEKAWPAVMIAFLAGLPLLLIAGVIRWRLGWMRKYQEKLADEVGQLRNDSQLHTPKAILIDLIRAMPICLVILAVGLILLTMQLNISDLLWAFSKKLALFWLVFGLCWKVLEKDGVAVRHFNMPEQLTSHWRRQIVRVSLALLPLHFWSVVAELSPLHLMDDVLGQLAIFLNLLLIAVLMWPMCRDSWRDKESHNIRLITVTVLAIIPLALMVLTATGYFYTTLRLSGRWIETVYLVILWNLLYQTVLRGLSVAARRIAYRRALARRQNMVKEGAEGAEPQEEPTIALEQVNQQTLRITMLVMVALFGVVFWAIWSDLITVFAYLDSITLWQYNGTEAGTAVMKSVTMGSLLFALVSSMVAWALIRNLPGLLEVLVLSRLNMRQGSSYAITTILNYVILVAGAMTVFGSLGVSWDKLQWLAAALSVGLGFGLQEIFGNFVSGLIILFERPVRIGDTVTIGTFSGTVSKIRIRATTITDFDRKEVIIPNKAFVTERLINWSLSDTITRVVIRLGVAYGSDLDRVKEVLLQAAMEHPKVMHDPAPAVFFTTFGPSTLDHELRLYVRELRDRSYAVDELNRTIDRLCRENGINIAFNQLEVHLRNEKGDEHTEVKREIKGDDPTPA from the coding sequence ATGTTGCACTATTCTCGCTTGCAAAACCCTGTTTTTGCCTTAATTTTCTCCGTGCTGGTTTTCTTGATGACGGCACCTGCCTCCTGGGCGCGAGCTGAAAACAGCTCCGAGCTCCCGGCGCGTGCGGATGTTCAGTCGCAAGTGGACACGCTCAACAAACAAAAAGACCTCACGCCGCAGGATAAACTCGTCCTGGCCGATCTGACGGAAACGCTGGAAACGCTCGATAAACTCGAGCGCGTGAAGACGGAAACCACTCAGCTGCGTCAGAAAGTGGCCGAAGCGCCTGCGAAAATGCGTCAGGCTACCGCATCGCTTAGCGCGTTGAGCGACGTGGATAACGACGATGAAACCCGCAAAACGCTGACGACACTCTCGCTGCGCCAGCTTGAATCGCGGATGACGCAACTGCTCGACGATTTACAAACCGGGCAGAGCGATCTCGCGACATACAACAGCCAACTGGTCTCCCTGCAAACGCAGCCGGAACGCGTTCAGAACGCGATGTACACCGCCTCGCAACAGCTTCAGCAGATTCGTAACCGCCTGAACGGGACGACGATGGGAGAGGGCGCGCTGCGTCCCACTCAACAAACGCTTTTACTGGGGCAGCAAGCGCTGCTCAACGCGCAAATTGACCAGCAGCGTAAAAGTCTGGAAGGCAATACCGTTTTGCAGGATACCCTGCAAAAGCAACGTGATTATGTCACGGCGAACATTAATCGTCTGGAACACCAGCTTCAGCTCTTGCAGGAAGCGGTGAACAGCAAACGTCTGACGCTCACTGAAAAAACCGCGCAGGAAGCCGTCTCGCCGGACGAAACCACGCGCATCCAGACGAATCCCCTGGTTAAGCAAGAGCTGGATGTGAACCATCAGCTCAGCCAGCGCCTAATCCAGGCGACAGAGAGCGGAAACTCGCTGGTTCAGCAAAATATTAAAGTTAAAAACTGGCTGGATCGCGCGCTGCAGGCGGAACGCAATATCAAAGAACAGATTGCGGTGCTGAAGGGCAGTCTGCTTTTATCGCGCATTCTCTATCAGCAGCAGCAGACGCTGCCTTCCGCCGATGAGCTGGAAGACATGACGAATCGTATTGCCGATTTGCGTCTTGAGCAGTTTGAAGTGAATCAGCAGCGCGATGCGCTTTTCCAGAGCGACGCTTTTGTCGCGAAAGTGGAAGATGGCCATTCCAGCGAAGTGAATGACGAAGTCCACGATGCGCTATTGCAGGTAGTGGATATGCGCCGCGAGCTGCTCGACCAGCTCAACAAACAGCTGGGTAATCAGCTGATGATGGCGATCAATCTGCAAATCAACCAGCAGCAGCTGGTGAGCGTATCGAAAAGTCTGCAGGAAATTCTGACTCAGCAAATCTTCTGGGTGAACAGCAATAAACCGATGGACTGGGACTGGGTGAAATCCTTCCCTGAAACGCTGAAATCCCAGATCAAGAGCATGAAAATTACCGTGAACTGGGAGAAAGCCTGGCCTGCGGTGATGATTGCCTTCCTCGCAGGTTTGCCGTTGCTGTTGATTGCGGGCGTGATTCGCTGGCGTCTCGGCTGGATGAGAAAATACCAGGAGAAGCTGGCCGACGAAGTGGGGCAGCTGCGTAATGACAGCCAGCTTCACACGCCAAAAGCGATCCTTATCGATCTGATCCGCGCGATGCCGATCTGCCTGGTGATTCTGGCCGTTGGCCTGATTCTGCTGACCATGCAGCTCAACATCAGCGATCTGCTGTGGGCGTTCAGTAAAAAACTGGCGCTGTTCTGGCTGGTATTCGGCTTGTGCTGGAAAGTGCTGGAAAAAGACGGCGTGGCAGTGCGTCACTTCAATATGCCTGAGCAGCTTACCAGCCACTGGCGTCGCCAGATTGTGCGCGTGAGTCTGGCGCTGTTACCGCTGCATTTCTGGTCGGTTGTGGCAGAGCTTTCTCCGCTGCATCTGATGGACGATGTGCTCGGCCAGCTTGCTATTTTCCTCAACCTGCTGCTGATTGCCGTGCTGATGTGGCCGATGTGCCGCGACAGCTGGCGCGACAAAGAGTCGCACAACATCCGGCTGATCACCGTTACCGTGCTGGCGATCATTCCGCTGGCGCTGATGGTACTCACCGCGACGGGCTATTTCTACACCACGCTGCGCCTGTCGGGCCGCTGGATTGAAACCGTTTATCTGGTAATCCTCTGGAACCTGCTGTATCAGACGGTGCTGCGTGGCCTGAGCGTTGCAGCGCGCCGTATTGCCTATCGCCGTGCGCTGGCGCGTCGGCAAAATATGGTAAAAGAGGGCGCAGAAGGGGCAGAGCCGCAAGAAGAGCCGACCATCGCGCTCGAACAGGTTAACCAGCAGACGTTGCGTATCACCATGTTGGTAATGGTGGCGCTGTTTGGCGTGGTGTTCTGGGCGATTTGGTCAGACCTGATCACCGTATTCGCCTATCTCGACAGCATCACCCTGTGGCAGTACAACGGCACCGAAGCCGGTACGGCGGTGATGAAAAGCGTCACCATGGGCAGCCTGCTGTTTGCGCTGGTTTCGTCGATGGTTGCGTGGGCGCTGATCCGCAACTTGCCTGGCTTGCTGGAAGTGCTGGTGCTCTCGCGTCTGAACATGCGACAGGGCTCTTCGTACGCCATCACCACTATCCTGAACTACGTGATTCTGGTGGCGGGGGCAATGACCGTCTTCGGGTCGCTTGGCGTCTCGTGGGATAAACTTCAGTGGCTGGCCGCCGCGCTCTCCGTGGGTCTTGGTTTTGGCTTGCAGGAGATCTTCGGTAACTTCGTTTCCGGTCTGATTATCCTGTTCGAGCGCCCGGTGCGTATCGGCGACACCGTGACCATCGGCACCTTCTCGGGTACGGTCAGCAAGATCCGCATTCGTGCGACCACGATTACCGATTTCGATCGCAAAGAGGTGATCATCCCGAACAAGGCGTTTGTGACCGAGCGTCTGATCAACTGGTCGCTTTCCGACACCATTACGCGCGTGGTGATCCGTCTCGGCGTAGCGTACGGTTCCGATCTCGACAGGGTGAAAGAAGTTCTGCTGCAGGCAGCGATGGAGCATCCAAAAGTGATGCACGATCCGGCTCCGGCGGTGTTCTTCACCACCTTTGGCCCAAGCACGCTGGATCACGAGCTGCGTTTATATGTGCGTGAACTGCGCGATCGCAGCTATGCCGTCGATGAGCTGAACCGCACCATCGACCGCCTGTGCCGCGAAAACGGCATTAATATCGCCTTCAACCAACTTGAAGTTCACCTGCGCAATGAGAAAGGTGATGAGCATACGGAAGTGAAGCGCGAAATTAAGGGCGACGACCCTACGCCAGCCTGA
- the rsmS gene encoding pleiotropic regulatory protein RsmS: MSLENAPDEVKLAVDLIMLLENHDLPPETVLKALEIVTQDFESKVKAGCTHPTPLPPGEGM, from the coding sequence ATGTCGCTGGAAAACGCACCGGATGAGGTCAAACTGGCCGTCGATCTGATTATGCTGCTGGAAAATCACGATCTTCCGCCCGAAACGGTGCTGAAAGCGCTGGAAATTGTGACGCAGGATTTTGAAAGCAAGGTGAAGGCTGGATGCACTCACCCTACCCCTCTCCCACCGGGAGAGGGAATGTAA